From the genome of Spinacia oleracea cultivar Varoflay chromosome 2, BTI_SOV_V1, whole genome shotgun sequence, one region includes:
- the LOC110798306 gene encoding nuclear pore complex protein NUP1, translating into MATEASGGAGGKFRKKPVRKSQATPYDRPPTALRPTQLVGGGGEREKNSWLSKLVDPASRLITAGAHKIFSSVFRKRLLPPPPPPQHSPGERTEIRDVQPEITTKVGSSGTKEPLVYKGNDSGGVSESSGVADLEYILKQKTFTRSEIDHLSALLLSRTVDNLAGDEKGRSELDTSDKKVAHSRREILTNLPAIENGGERVLPAVISTPVVRSKVVEDVVASPAELAKAYMGSRPTKASPSVLGPKSDMAREDLSAPYNPFFKQKSPAVSVIQRPTSEIGASANGYMTPRYRGRSAIYSMGRTPYSRHHPTDIFKSAEMAFDTHGASSSSSSHNTTETQQLSGSKKQVLKRRSSALESDIGFVGPIRRIRQKPNLLHHKILSLPASGVPHIKHGYGALTEATEVPSSIDWSSNHRSSSKALAENGVHSTSNGYVPSQSIETAQKIFQHLDKFSSKGKSPEKKCEIMGGSSAAKMTTDMREGLAHKSMSTESLKVLQTIQDSRKENGLMDSSNAHDHSLKTSPRVEGGTTQRIVIPSVEDGAEAGSSKKALEYMNHRSSFDQQQKKRSFQMSAHEDYLELDDDVHTNGVASAPMIKGVECNKLAESSAAFSDNPQSAAVSAVKPIAPEIKPSLNSLGSNKEESLPDGSAAQAFSGFTIPTGLLTSSTTSTSKQAAVSSQFTAEINKFSSNSAEVVPISFYPSSSVVESTAAKDIKPELSISSTEAANKADELDKTAKGNTLHFGDVSKKMEGSVSSSGKSLFSFETQPNGATLTNVPSTVSVSRVTSSPVPISSSSNDQRLAPVSVSSSPSLSISNGNAVSTLSDTSAGTVINTATTGGMPIFGSNTSQFSTSIAPAVPFGSNLQFGSPSVPFTPAAATSASESVVNSGAKLSDSAFCNATSGQFSAKPTETASVGNNIFGFSASTLKSTSSETPPVLQAAIFSSQASSSAVASTTSIAGLSSQSAPSASSHVFGFSAPSSAYLSTGANPFTTGSGSASSVFGLSSVTAPVSSSSNTTSNIFGLQSSKPAVTGSTFGASGFQFGLKASEASATSNSTPIVFGATSSSSAAKNSTPLVFGAASSSSAANSASFTFGATSSAANSAPFAFGAVSSASAFSVPSAAASAPVSNTLFSSQPALFGGSTPSPFGFGSTPPVGNNDRIGMEDSMAEDSVQVPTPAAPVFGQAISASPSSFVFNGAAPSAGSPFQFAGQQNQFAAQNTPFQPSASLEFNAGGAGSFSVGSGGGDKANRRIVKVKKGIRRK; encoded by the exons ATGGCGACGGAGGCTAGCGGCGGAGCAGGCGGCAAGTTCCGGAAGAAGCCGGTTCGGAAGAGCCAAGCGACGCCGTACGACAGGCCTCCCACGGCTTTACGGCCAACTCAGCTAGTCGGTGGCGGTGGTGAGAGAGAGAAGAATAGCTGGTTGTCGAAGCTTGTAGATCCAGCTTCCCGGCTCATCACCGCTGGCGCGCACAAGATTTTTTCTTCCGTGTTTCGCAAAcgtcttcttcctcctcctcctcctcctcaacATTCTCCTG GTGAGAGGACAGAGATAAGGGATGTCCAGCCAGAAATCACGACAAAG GTTGGCTCTTCTGGCACCAAGGAACCACTTGTTTATAAAGGTAATGATTCAGGCGGAGTATCTGAGAGTAGCGGGGTTGCAGATTTGGAGTATATTTTGAAGCAGAAGACCTTTACTAG GTCCGAGATAGATCATCTTTCTGCGCTTCTACTGTCAAGAACTGTTGATAATTTGGCTGGAGATGAGAAGGGAAGGTCAGAACTTGATACTTCTGACAAGAAGGTTGCTCATAGTAGACGTGAAATATTAACTAATCTCCCTGCTATAGAAAATGGAGGAGAGCGTGTGTTACCTGCAGTCATCTCAACTCCTGTCGTGAGATCGAAA GTGGTTGAAGATGTTGTTGCTTCCCCTGCTGAGCTTGCGAAAGCGTACATGGGTAGCAGGCCTACAAAAGCTTCTCCATCAGTGCTGGGACCGAAAAGTGATATGGCGAGGGAAGACTTGTCAGCTCCTTATAATCCATTCTTCAAACAAAAATCTCCCGCCGTGTCTGTTATTCAAAGGCCTACAAGTGAGATTGGAGCATCTGCTAATGGTTATATGACTCCGAGATATCGAGGACGATCTGCGATATATAGCATGGGTCGTACTCCTTATTCCAGGCATCATCCAACAGATATATTTAAG TCTGCTGAAATGGCTTTTGATACGCATGGtgcgtcatcatcatcatcatctcatAATACAACGGAGACTCAACAGCTTAGTGGATCTAAGAAACAG GTTCTTAAGCGCAGGAGTTCTGCCCTGGAAAGTGATATTGGGTTTGTTGGTCCCATTCGCAGGATTCGTCAAAAACCTAATCTCCTGCACCATAAAATCTTGTCACTGCCTGCATCTGGTGTTCCTCATATAAAACATGGTTATGGAGCTCTTACAGAAGCTACTGAAGTGCCCTCTTCCATTGATTGGAGTTCTAACCACCGTTCTTCATCGAAAGCACTTGCAGAAAATGGTGTCCACAGTACAAGCAATGGATATGTTCCTTCGCAATCTATTGAGACGGCCCAAAAGATCTTTCAACATCTTGACAAATTTTCTTCAAAAGGAAAGTCTCCTGAGAAGAAATGTGAAATTATGGGAGGAAGTTCAGCTGCCAAGATGACAACTGATATGCGTGAAGGACTGGCTCATAAGAGCATGAGTACCGAGTCATTGAAGGTCTTGCAGACTATTCAAGACAGTAGGAAGGAGAATGGTTTGATGGACTCTTCTAATGCACATGATCATTCACTTAAGACATCACCAAGGGTAGAAGGTGGCACCACACAAAGGATTGTCATTCCCTCTGTTGAAGATGGTGCAGAGGCTGGAAGCTCTAAGAAGGCCCTGGAGTATATGAATCATCGGTCAAGCTTTGACCAACAACAGAAAAAACGGTCTTTTCAGATGAGTGCTCATGAG GATTATTTGGAGCTGGATGATGATGTTCATACAAATGGTGTTGCTTCCGCTCCAATGATTAAAGGAGTGGAATGCAACAAGTTGGCTGAAAGTTCAGCTGCTTTCTCTGATAATCCTCAAAGTGCAGCAGTCTCTGCTGTGAAGCCTATAGCTCCAGAAATAAAACCATCGTTGAACTCTTTAGGCTCAAACAAAGAAGAGTCTCTACCAGATGGGTCTGCAGCTCAAGCATTTTCTGGCTTTACCATTCCTACGGGATTGTTGACTTCATCTACAACTAGCACGAGTAAACAAGCAGCAGTGAGTTCTCAGTTTACAGcagaaattaataaatttagcTCAAACTCTGCCGAGGTGGTTCCAATTTCGTTTTATCCCTCATCCTCCGTTGTGGAATCTACAGCCGCGAAGGACATTAAACCAGAATTGTCAATCAG TTCAACAGAAGCCGCAAACAAAGCAGATGAACTTGATAAAACTGCCAAGGGGAACACCCTACATTTTGGTGATGTTTCTAAGAAAATGGAAGGCTCTGTGTCGAGCTCGGGTAAAAGTTTATTTTCCTTCGAAACACAACCAAATGGTGCAACTCTTACGAATGTACCTAGTACTGTTTCTGTATCAAGGGTTACGTCGTCTCCCGTTCCGATTTCAAGTAGTTCAAATGATCAGCGTCTAGCTCCTGTATCAGTCTCTTCTTCACCATCGCTCTCTATTTCGAACGGCAATGCTGTATCTACTCTCTCAGATACTTCTGCAGGAACCGTGATCAACACTGCTACTACAGGTGGCATGCCAATCTTTGGCAGCAACACTAGTCAGTTTTCAACGTCCATTGCTCCTGCAGTTCCATTTGGATCCAATTTGCAATTCGGATCTCCTTCAGTTCCTTTTACCCCAGCAGCTGCGACTTCAGCTTCTGAGTCTGTTGTAAATTCAGGAGCTAAATTAAGTGACTCTGCTTTTTGCAATGCTACTAGTGGTCAGTTCAGTGCAAAACCTACTGAAACTGCTAGTGTAGGGAACAATATTTTTGGATTTAGTGCTTCTACTTTAAAATCTACAAGTAGCGAGACTCCACCTGTTCTTCAAGCTGCTATCTTCAGTTCTCAAGCATCATCATCTGCTGTTGCATCCACAACATCGATAGCCGGCTTGTCTAGTCAATCCGCTCCATCAGCCTCATCTCATGTTTTTGGGTTTAGTGCACCTTCTAGTGCTTATTTAAGCACTGGTGCTAATCCTTTCACTACAGGTTCTGGGTCAGCGTCAAGTGTGTTTGGTTTGTCTTCAGTGACTGCACCTGTCAGCTCAAGCAGTAATACAACATCTAACATATTTGGTTTGCAATCATCTAAACCTGCTGTCACTGGTTCTACATTTGGCGCATCTGGATTTCAATTTGGGTTGAAAGCCTCTGAGGCATCTGCAACTAGTAATAGCACCCCGATTGTGTTTGGAGCTACGTCTAGCTCCTCTGCAGCTAAGAATAGTACACCACTTGTGTTTGGAGCTGCCTCAAGCTCTTCGGCAGCTAACAGTGCATCATTTACATTTGGGGCTACCTCATCAGCAGCTAACAGTGCACCTTTTGCATTTGGGGCTGTCTCATCAGCTTCTGCTTTCTCAGTCCCTTCTGCTGCTGCCTCTGCGCCTGTTTCAAATACGCTTTTTTCGTCTCAGCCGGCATTATTTGGTGGCTCTACCCCTTCACCATTTGGATTTGGTTCGACACCCCCTGTTGGAAATAATGACCGAATAGGCATGGAAGATAGCATGGCTGAGGATTCTGTACAAGTTCCGACACCTGCTGCACCAGTTTTTGGTCAAGCAATTTCAGCATCACCAAGCAGTTTTGTGTTTAATGGAGCAGCACCATCTGCAGGAAGTCCATTTCAATTTGCCGGCCAGCAGAACCAATTTGCAGCCCAGAACACACCATTTCAGCCCTCTGCTAGTCTAGAATTCAATGCTGGTGGGGCTGGGAGCTTTTCAGTAggtagtggtggtggtgatAAAGCAAACCGTAGAATTGTGAAGGTAAAAAAAGGAATACGGAGAAAATAA